The Cetobacterium sp. ZOR0034 DNA segment CTCTCTGGAATGATTTTAGGAAATACTGTGAATGGGATGATTGTAACAATTAATGATTTTCTTAAAAGCATGAAAATAAATGAAGAGAGTTACCTTTTATCTTTATCTTTTGGAGCTACGAAATTTGAAGCACTTAAACCTTTTATTTCTAGTGCTGTTTCACTTGCATTTAGACCATCTGTTGCAAATATGGGAAATGTTGGATTAGTCTCTCTTCCTGGGATGATGACTGGTCAAATATTAGGAGGTTCACTTCCTATTGTAGCTATCAAATATCAAATTGCTATTATGACAGCTCTTTTTGTTTCAAGATTTTTATCTTCATTTTTACTTATGATCTTCTGCTCAGTACAATTTTTTAATGGTTACTCTTTATTTACTCAAAATAAAAAATAGATTTAAATATAAAAAGCTACCAAATTTAATTGGTAGCTATTTTACTTTCTATCTCTAACATATCTTGATTCATATTTGAAATATTATTTATTATCGAAACTTTCAATTCACCTGTCCCTCTATAATTTTTAGATGCAAGTTCACCAGCAATTCCCATACACAATACTCCACCTAAAGCACTTATAAAAGAGTTGTTATCTGCACCTAAAAAGGATCCTATCAGTGATGAAATCATACATCCAGTACCCGTAACTAATCCCATAGAACTACTTCCATTCATAACCTTAACTACATTTTCTCCATTTGATATATAATCAATCTTTCCAGTTATCGCTATAGTTGTTGATAATTTTTTTGCAGCTAACACAACGATTTTTTCTCCACTTTCTTCATTTTCTAAAGAATCTACCCCTCTACTTCTAACATCCATTCCCAAAAGACATTTTATCTCAGCCATATTTCCCTTTATAACTGTAAATTCTACCTCTTTTAATAGATTTTCTACCAATTCTCTTCTTGCCTTTGTCGCTCCTACTCCCACTGGGTCTAAAACTATAGGTTTTTTAAGTCTATTTGCTATTCTTCCAACTTCAATGGCCATATCTCTCATACTTTTATCCATTGTTCCGATATTTAAAACAACACTTGAAGAAAACCCTATTATCTCTTCAATCTCATCTATACAAAACGACATCAGTGGAGACGCTCCTATTCCTAAAGTAATATTTGCACAGTCATTTATTGTCACTGTGTTTGTTAAATGATAAACTAAAGGAGTTTTATTTTTTATTTTTTCCAATCCCCTAATAACTTCAATTATTTTCTCCTCTTTTAATCCCTGCTTATTCAAAATCTACACCTGCCTTTTTATATAAATCTATAAAATGACCCACGGGTCCCACTCCCTCTCCTATTGAAAATGAATTTTTTATAGCTTTGCTTATATACTCTTTTCCTAATCTAACCGATTCCTCTACTGTTAATCCCTTTCCTATATAAGATGCTATTGTAGATGACAGTGTACACCCTGTTCCGTGTGTATTCTTTGTTTTAAATCTTACTCCTTCAAATTTTACGATTTCATTGTCTTCTGTTATCAGAATATCTGTACAGTTGTCTTCTCTATGTCCACCTTTTATTAAAACATTTTTAGAACCCATAGATTTTATTATTTTTCCGGCTTTTATCATATCCTCTTCAGTTTCAATTTTTATATTTGATAAAACTTCAGCTTCTGGTATGTTTGGTGTTACCAATGTTCCAATCTCTAAAAATCTTTTCAATGCTTCTATGGCATCCTCTTTTAACAAATAATATCCACTTTTAGAAATCATAACTGGATCGATAACTATATTTTTAGCTTTTACATCTTTTAATGTTTCATGAACTATATTTATTATATCGCTGCTCGAAAGCATACCAATTTTTACTGAACTTACAGCTATATCTTCATAAATAACTTCGATCTGCTTCTTTATAATATCTGTATCAATCTCTTGAACGGCAAAAACACCCTTTGTATTCTGAGCTGTAATAGCTGTTATTACACTCATCCCATATGTTCCTTGAGCACTCATAGCTTTTAAGTCCGCCTGAATCCCTGCACCTCCACATGAATCAGACCCTGCAATTGTTAAAATATTTTTCATTCCAACCTCCTATTTATGTATAAAAAAAAGCTACCCTTAAGGGTAGCTCGAATTCATAGTTATCAACTAAAAGATATATCAGCTAATACTGTTTTCGCTACTTCCCTACGTCGGTATTAACCGTATCAGGTTCAAAGGGTCAGTCTAAACTTCTCAGCCAATAAGGCTCCCCTAGTAAACTTTTATTCTCTTAATCACACTATACTATATTCTATTTCCATTGTCAACCATTGCCATCTCTTTTAACTTTATTCTATAGGCATCGATTCTTTTCTCCCAGCCTTTTCCGTACTGTTCCCAGCTGTTTAAACTTTTATAATAAGCTATTCTTTCCTCAGTTATAAGGTCAATAAATTTTTCATGATCTTGAACAGAGTTAATAACTTTTATTGTTTTACTACCCAAAACTCCATCTACTACAATAGCTTCTGATGGTCGATATCTTTTCAATGCTCTTTGAGTTATAACTGCTCCTGCATTGTATCCTCCATTGAAGAATATATCAAATATCATCATCTGTGAATACGAATGTTTAATTTCATCTAATCTATAATCGATTAGTAAGTGCTCTGCTATTTCTCTTGCTTGCTCCTCTGTTAAAGTTTTTATTTCATAATCTTTTTCAAATTTTTTATTATAATCTAATAGTAAAAAATTTCTTATTCCATATTTTGAAAGTTCCTTTTGAGTTCTTACAAGCTTATCCCCTTCGTGAGATAGGACCTCACTTATTATAATCTCCCTAATCCTTGTATCATCATATCCAAAACCTACTGTTGAATATAATAATGTGATTAAAATGACAAATTTTTCTAGCATACTTTAATCAGTTTCCTCCCTGTATATTAAAATAGTTTTATAACTTTTTTAAGCAGGGATATATTATAACATAATTTTTACTAAATTTATAGAGTTTCTGCTATTTTTTGAACTTTTCCTTTAAAATTGTTTAATTCCTTTGAATTTTTTTCTAAATCCACTGTTTTTATTCTCTTATCTTCTACAATTACTTTTCCATTTACAATAACTGTATCTACATTACTAGCATTAGCTGAATAAACTAAAGCTGAATACGGATCAAATATTGGATTCATATTTACAGACTTCGTTTCTATTACAACTACATCAGCTAATTTTCCAATTTCTAAGCTTCCTAACTCATTTTCTCTATGAATCGCTCTTGCTCCACCAATTGTGGCCATTTCTACAGCTTTTAATGGTGGTAGTGCAGATCTATCTTTTGTATCTAATTTGTGTAACTTTGCTACATACCCCATTTGACCAATTATATCTAGTGTATTTCCACTCATAGGTCCATCTGTTCCTAATCCCACTCTCATTCCCATATCGTGCATTTTTAATGCTGGTGAAATTCCTTTTGCAGATTTTATATTAGCAACCATATTATGTGCTAT contains these protein-coding regions:
- a CDS encoding ABC transporter permease; translated protein: MAQDIFLPNLLYFGFFLIPIFFIMNYLEINQISKVIKSLSRMFIQLMLVGAYLHYILVLNNPLINIAYLIFMSSAATITVIRDVKIHSLKFFFSTAIAIITPLILNLSLFSIFLLKLEDKFNAMYLIPLSGMILGNTVNGMIVTINDFLKSMKINEESYLLSLSFGATKFEALKPFISSAVSLAFRPSVANMGNVGLVSLPGMMTGQILGGSLPIVAIKYQIAIMTALFVSRFLSSFLLMIFCSVQFFNGYSLFTQNKK
- the thiD gene encoding bifunctional hydroxymethylpyrimidine kinase/phosphomethylpyrimidine kinase; its protein translation is MKNILTIAGSDSCGGAGIQADLKAMSAQGTYGMSVITAITAQNTKGVFAVQEIDTDIIKKQIEVIYEDIAVSSVKIGMLSSSDIINIVHETLKDVKAKNIVIDPVMISKSGYYLLKEDAIEALKRFLEIGTLVTPNIPEAEVLSNIKIETEEDMIKAGKIIKSMGSKNVLIKGGHREDNCTDILITEDNEIVKFEGVRFKTKNTHGTGCTLSSTIASYIGKGLTVEESVRLGKEYISKAIKNSFSIGEGVGPVGHFIDLYKKAGVDFE
- the thiM gene encoding hydroxyethylthiazole kinase, translated to MNKQGLKEEKIIEVIRGLEKIKNKTPLVYHLTNTVTINDCANITLGIGASPLMSFCIDEIEEIIGFSSSVVLNIGTMDKSMRDMAIEVGRIANRLKKPIVLDPVGVGATKARRELVENLLKEVEFTVIKGNMAEIKCLLGMDVRSRGVDSLENEESGEKIVVLAAKKLSTTIAITGKIDYISNGENVVKVMNGSSSMGLVTGTGCMISSLIGSFLGADNNSFISALGGVLCMGIAGELASKNYRGTGELKVSIINNISNMNQDMLEIESKIATN